CCAATTGTTCAAGGAAAGCAAATGACAGGAATTTTTACAGCCGATTTTTATAATTCAAAAACAGGATTTATTTCCGGTGGGAATTATGAAGTATTGAATCAAAACTTTGATAACAAAGCAGTGACTTATGATGGTGGAAAATCCTGGAAATTAGTAGCACAGAATCAGGGTTTTGGATATGCATCTTGCATACAATATATTCCCAATAGTCATGGAAAAGGATTGATTAGTGTCGGTGCTTCAGGGATTAATTACTCTAATGATGGTGGTACTAGTTGGAAACAATGTAGTACAGATTCAGGTTTGTTTACCATCAGATTATTGAATAAAAATACAGCTATTGCAGCAGGAAAAAATAAAGTGATCCGTATCCGATTTAAATAATAAAGCCACTCCGGATGGGAATGGCTTTTGGGGGTATTAATTTGAATTTATTCTTTTCTTTGTCCTCTGTTTCGATACTGTAATAACAATTTTCTATTGAAGTCTTCTTCTGATTTTTTAAGTTTTATAATTTTTGAGGCTGGAAGAATTCCTTTTAAATTAAGTATGAATTTTTTACGAAGTAGATAAAATTCTTCTTCATTAGTTTCCATTTGATTTAAAAGGAAACCGGCTTCTTTCTCTGTTATTTTATCTTTTCCTTCACGGTATCGTTTTATAAACGATCTCATTTTTAAATGTTTTAATTCAAATTCCTTTTCTTCGAAGGAATTGTAAATGGGCCAAAATTTTTCTGCTTCAGAACTATTTAAATCTAATTCGTTAGTTAAAAATGCAACTTTCATGGATTTAATTTGTTCTCTTTTTTCTTTCATTTCGTTTTGTGCAAAAGTGCTCAACGAGCTAAAAAAAAGTAATGCAATAAATACGTTAAGAAGTTTCATAGTTGTATAAATTATTGAATTATTATTCGGATAAAAGTCTCTCTAAATCTGAATTGGAAGTTAAATGGTCTTCAATGATTTCATCATTTAAGGGTGTTGTAGTGCTCATTTTTTTTAAATCTTCCTTATCCAACTCACTAATAAGATCATATTGATTGATATTCGTTTGATAACTTAAATGGTTTTCTAAGGTTATTGTGTCTAATTCCTCCGAAGGTTGAACTAGTTGATTATAAACAGGGAGAAATAATCCAAAAACTAAAACAGCTGCAACTGCTATAAAGAGTTTCTTTTTTTGATTATAAAGAGGAATAACCTTTTTAGTGTCTGTGGGTAATTGACCCATTACCTTTTCAGAAAAATTATCAAAGTATTGTTCGGGAACTTTAAATCCGGAGGTAATTTTCGGGTCTTTTTCTAAATTAAATTTTTTCATAACTTGTTTTTGACTTCTTAGTGTTTAAAAGGTTTAATTGGAAGTAACATAAGCTTCTATTTTTTTTACCGCATGATGATAAGAAGCCTTTAGCGCTCCAACAGAAGTGTTCAAAATTGCAGCTATTTCTTCGTATTTTAATTCTTCAAAATATTTCATTTTAAAAACTAATTGTTGTTTAGTCGGTAAAAGTGCAATTGCTTTTTGTAATTTTAATTGAATTTCATCACCTTCAAAATAGACATCAGAAACAAGGTTGTCAATAGATTTTGTGTTTAATTCTTCAGTTGAAACCTTTAATTTTCTTGCTTTCTGTTTTATAAATGTAAGCGACTCATTGGTGGCTATTCGATACATCCAAGAGAAGAGTTTGCTTTCGCCTTTAAAATTTTTTAGATTTTGAAAAATTTTTATAAACGTATTTTGAAGTACATCATCAGTATCATCATGATTTAGTACAATATTTCTAATATGATGATACAAAGGTCTTTGATAGGTATGCAAGAGTTTTTGAAACGCTTCATTTTGCGTTTTAGGATCCAATAATTCTTGAATAAATTCTTTTTCTTCTTGCAAGATTTTTGTTTAACAGATTAGAATGTAAGCAATCCAAAAGGTTTAATTAAACGATTAAATTTCCGTTGGATTGGTTTCTGTTTCTGAATCTGAATTTTTTTTAGTTTCTGGAATTATTATAGGAGTTGTTTTTTTGGGTTTAATAGGAAAGTACAATTCGGTTTTCCATTTGGAAGGATTTTTTATTTCGGTTTTACTAATAGTAAATACTTCCAAATGGGAAAAAGGAGAGTCAGGTGTAATTACTTTTTGATTAATGTACGATTTGGATTTTTTAAGTGCTTCTTTGGTATGCGAATAATCGCCATAAAGCGAAGTTTTAATGGCAGTAAACGATATTAACTCGTCGGCTAAAATATCGCTACCCTCACTTGTAATTATGGCTTCTTTGATAGGAATGCACAGAGAGATTTTTGCTAAGTCATTTGTAGCATCATAAGTATGGTAAATAATGAAGGGTTTACCAGTACGTTCAATGTTGTTCTGTTCGCAAAAAGCAATTATTTTGGGAAAAACAATTCTTGAATTTTTTACCACCTTACTAATTTTACTAGTAAAACTTTGATAAAGATATGGGGTTCCCAATTTTTTAACTAATCCATTTACTTTGATTTTGTAGGTATTGATTTCATATACCAAACTATGATCTAAGTTTACCAAACTTTTTTCAAAAAGACTACCAATAATTTTTTTGGCACCACCATGCAATGCAGTGTAAATTTTGTAAGAAAAACTCATTTCCCCTTCAGATTTTAGGGTAACTTTCGTACCTCCTAGAGTGTCTTTGAATATCCAAGTGATTTTAAATTTGGAATCATCCCAATCCATTTTCTGATGAATACTATCGTTGTTTTTTACAGAAAAAGTTTGAATAGTGCCAGCAGCTTCTGAACCCTCCCATGAGAATTTGGCACCTTTTCCGATAGTATTTTTGTTGAATTTGCCTTTTAGGTTTGTTTCTTCTGAAATATGATTCATGAAATCTTGCCAGTTTTCAGCATCATTCACATAATTAAAAACATTAGATTTTGAACTGTGTATAATTTTACTTTTTTCAATTGAAAAATTGCCTTTTTGTGTTGCTATAAAAACAGAAAAAGATATTAAACTTAGTAAAAGTAAAAGGAAGATATATTTTAAGATTTTCATAGTGACAATAAATAGGTTGCTTACGTAAAGTTACGTTTTTTTTATCTCTTTTTTACGGCTATGAAATAAAATACTAGCGTTTGAAAAAAATCTTTATTGCAAAAAGTAATCCAATAAATAGTAAGAAACCAACTAATATTTTATAGTTTCCTTTGTAAAAAAGTTGGTGTAACTGTGCGTCTTTTTTATAAGCAAAAAACATTGCGATTACAAAAGCTATAAAAAAAAGGAGTCCGAAGATTAATTGTCCTGTACTAAACATCTGTTGATAATTTTTATAGCAAATTTAGACATTTATTCAAGAATAGTTGTTAATTTCCCAATCCATTTAACGAATCGTATTATGCAAAAACAAATTAAAGCGGTTAAGGAATTTCATACCGCATTCCGAATAGGACACAGCGAGTTTCCAATTGCTGATTTAGGAGAAACTAAAAAACAGCTTCGCTATAATTTAATGAAAGAAGAGAACGAAGAATATCTTGAAGCTGTTCTTAATAATGATTTAGTTGAAATTGCAGATGCTCTAGGGGATATGATGTACATTTTATGCGGTACTATTATTGAACATGGATTACAACATAAAATAGAGGAGGTATTTGACGAGATTCAACGATCTAATATGAGTAAATTAGGAGAAGATGGAAATCCGATCTATCGTGAAGACGGGAAAGTAATGAAAGGTCCAAATTATTTCAAACCTGATTTTTCAAAAATTTTAGGAGAATAAGTTGACTAGTACTAAATAAAAAAAAGCGATTTTCATTTGAGAATCGCTTTTTTGTTTGGGATTGATTTTGGTTAAACTTTAACAGTCCATCCAAAGGTGTCTTCGGCAAGTTTGTTTTGAATATTTGTCAATTTTAATTTTAAATCGGCTGCTACTGAATTCTCTAATTTAGGTAATTCATAGTAGTGGTCTTTATAAGAGAATCCCTTAATAGGGCTAATAACAGCAGCTGTACCTGCACCAAAAATTTCTTTTAGACTTCCATTATTAGCAGCTTCAACTAATTCATCTATTAATACAGATCGAACTTCAACTTGTATACCTTCACTTTTAGCTAAATCTATTAGTGTTTTTCTTGTAACTCCATCTAAAATACGTTCACTTGTTGGCGCTGTATATAAAGTATCATTAATTCTAAAGAAAACGTTCATAGTCCCCGCTTCTTCTAATTTCGTATGGGTTGCATCATCGGTCCAAATAATTTGTTGGAATCCTTCTTTGTTAGCTAAATTAGTTGGGTAAAATTGACCTGCATAATTTCCTGCAGCTTTTGCAGCTCCAATTCCTCCATTTGCAGCTCTACTGTAATGTTCTGCTACAATTACTTTTACTTCACCTGCATAGTAGGATTTAACAGGGGATAAGATGATCATGAATTTGTAATTATCTGAAGGATTTGCAATTACTCCAGTTCCAGTTCCAATCATGAAGGGTCTAATATACATGGAATTTCCATTACCTTTTTTAACCCAAGCCTGATCTATTTTTAGTAATTCTTTTAATCCGTCCATAAAAATAGCTTCTGGAACTTCTGGCATTGCCATTCTAACGGCTGATTTATTAAAACGCTTGTAGTTTTCATCTGGTCGAAATAACCAAATGGCATCTTGCTCGTCTTTATAGGCTTTCATTCCTTCAAAAATAGCTTGACCATAATGAAAAACTCGAGTAGAAGGATCTACCAAAAAAGGAGCGTAGGGTTTGACAGTAGGAGTTTGCCATTCGCCATCAATAAAATCACACTCAAATAAATGATCTGTAAAAACGGCTCCAAAACTTAAGTTCTCAAAATCTACTTCATTAATTTTTGAAGTAGTTGATGGTATTATTTCGATTTTTTTGGTTTGAGTTGCACTCATAATAAAGAATAATTTTTATTGTATAAATAATAAGCAATAGCTTCTATATTTTAATGATTACAAAATTAAATAAAAATCGGCAAAAAACTTATGAAAACACTATTAATTAAAGCAATTATCTGCGATTTATGTATATTTAAAAATAATCATTCAATTAGGGTTGATTTATAGGAATTATATAAAAAATTTAGTTTTTTTTCGAACGAAACGTTTTTGTTTTAACTAATTTTGAGCATAAAATCAAACGATTTGGTTTGAATTAATTTAAAGAAATAGACATTGGAAAGAGAAATTATCCAAACTCTAGACGGTTCAACTACAATTCATCTCAAAGAATGGGATGAATGTTATCATTCAAAACACGGCGCCATTCAAGAAGCGCAACATGTTTTTATTCAAAATGGACTTTCCTTATTTCCAAATCAAACTATTTCTATTTTGGAAATAGGTTTTGGTACGGGTTTGAATGCATTTATTACTTATTTAGAATCTCAAAAACTAATTCAAACTATTAATTATGTTGGAGTAGAAGCTTATCCAGTCCATCCGACGGAGGTTCTTGCAATGAATTATGTGGCAGAATTGAAAGCGATATCGGATGAAGCCATATTTATAAAAATGCATGAAAGCAGTTGGGGTGATAAAGTAGAATTAAATTCTGTATTTTCTTTAACCAAACGAAAGCAGTTTTTTGATAAAATTGATGACATCGAAGAATTTGATTTGATTTATTTTGATGCTTTTGGTTATCGAGTTCAGCCTGAACTGTGGAGTACGTCTATATTTAAAAAAATGTATGAGGCACTAAAACCAGGAGGAAAATTAGTTACTTATGCCGCTCGTGGCGTAGTTAAACGAAGTATGATTGAGGTTGGATTTACAGTAGAAAAGTTAGCTGGCCCACCTGGAAAAAGGGAAATGTTTCGCGCAAGTAAAGCATCGGTTACCAAATAAAATTTTAGATAAAATAATTTACTTAAAACTTCGTTAATTTAGTATTAGGGTTTTTAGAATTGAAGTAATTTTATACGACTTGAAATGAAATTTTAATCCAAAATAGAAATCGTTATGACAAAAGTAATGCTTGACTACACAAAATCTATTCTAGAAAGAGTTAGTTTTAATCCTGAACTTTTTAAAAGAGAATTGCAAAAAGCAATTAAAACTTTGCTACCCTACGAAATGGAGTATTTAAAAAAATGGTTATTGAGATTTACCTGTAAAAAACCAGAATTAAAGTCCTGTTTAGTGGTAATTAATACATAACAAAAAAGAAACCTTTCACGGTTCCTTTTTTATTTCTTTTGTAGTGGGCTAATAATTTCTACATTTTGAAAAACAATTGCTCCTTTAATTACTCCTGCAATAGTAGCTCGCAAAGCATCTATAATATGAATTTTCAATTCGCTTTTTGGATAAATCAAACTGACTTCTCGAGCAGGTTTAGGTTCTTTAAAATGGCGTAATTTATTTTTATCCGATTCTTTCAAATCCAAAGTGTGTAAAAACGGGAGTAATGTAGTTCCCAGACCTTCATTAGCTAATTTGATCAAGGTTTCGAAACTTCCACTTTCAATTTGAAAATGATTGATTTCGTTTCGGGTGTTATTTCTACACAAATTAAGGATACCATCTCTAAAACAGTGTCCGTCTTGTAACAAGAGTATTTCGTCTAAATTCAAATCAGCTACTTCAATTTCTTTTTTCTGAAAATGTTGATGACCTTCAGGAATATAGGCCATAAAGGGTTCGAAGTAAAGGACAATCTCTTTGATTTTTTCTTCATGCAATGGAGTAGCTGCAATAGCGGCATCCAAATGACCATTATTTAATTTTGTAATTATTTCAGCAGTGTTAAGCTCTTCAATAATCAACTTTACCTTTGGATATTTTTTAATAAAATTATTTAAAAACATTGGAAGTAATGTAGGCATAATTGTAGGGATTATTCCTAACCTAAATTCGCCACCTATAAATCCTTTTTGTTGCTCAACAATATCTTGGATTCGATCTGCCTCATTGACAATATTTTTAGCTTGCGTCACAATTTTTTGACCTATATCCGTCAGTTGAATCGGTTTTTTGGTACGGTCAAAAATTTGAATACTGAGTTCGTC
This sequence is a window from Flavobacterium ammoniigenes. Protein-coding genes within it:
- a CDS encoding branched-chain amino acid aminotransferase — encoded protein: MSATQTKKIEIIPSTTSKINEVDFENLSFGAVFTDHLFECDFIDGEWQTPTVKPYAPFLVDPSTRVFHYGQAIFEGMKAYKDEQDAIWLFRPDENYKRFNKSAVRMAMPEVPEAIFMDGLKELLKIDQAWVKKGNGNSMYIRPFMIGTGTGVIANPSDNYKFMIILSPVKSYYAGEVKVIVAEHYSRAANGGIGAAKAAGNYAGQFYPTNLANKEGFQQIIWTDDATHTKLEEAGTMNVFFRINDTLYTAPTSERILDGVTRKTLIDLAKSEGIQVEVRSVLIDELVEAANNGSLKEIFGAGTAAVISPIKGFSYKDHYYELPKLENSVAADLKLKLTNIQNKLAEDTFGWTVKV
- a CDS encoding LysR substrate-binding domain-containing protein encodes the protein MTITQLKYVLAVAEYKNFTLAADKCFVTQPTLSMQIQKIEDELSIQIFDRTKKPIQLTDIGQKIVTQAKNIVNEADRIQDIVEQQKGFIGGEFRLGIIPTIMPTLLPMFLNNFIKKYPKVKLIIEELNTAEIITKLNNGHLDAAIAATPLHEEKIKEIVLYFEPFMAYIPEGHQHFQKKEIEVADLNLDEILLLQDGHCFRDGILNLCRNNTRNEINHFQIESGSFETLIKLANEGLGTTLLPFLHTLDLKESDKNKLRHFKEPKPAREVSLIYPKSELKIHIIDALRATIAGVIKGAIVFQNVEIISPLQKK
- the mnmD gene encoding tRNA (5-methylaminomethyl-2-thiouridine)(34)-methyltransferase MnmD, with translation MEREIIQTLDGSTTIHLKEWDECYHSKHGAIQEAQHVFIQNGLSLFPNQTISILEIGFGTGLNAFITYLESQKLIQTINYVGVEAYPVHPTEVLAMNYVAELKAISDEAIFIKMHESSWGDKVELNSVFSLTKRKQFFDKIDDIEEFDLIYFDAFGYRVQPELWSTSIFKKMYEALKPGGKLVTYAARGVVKRSMIEVGFTVEKLAGPPGKREMFRASKASVTK
- a CDS encoding nucleoside triphosphate pyrophosphohydrolase family protein gives rise to the protein MQKQIKAVKEFHTAFRIGHSEFPIADLGETKKQLRYNLMKEENEEYLEAVLNNDLVEIADALGDMMYILCGTIIEHGLQHKIEEVFDEIQRSNMSKLGEDGNPIYREDGKVMKGPNYFKPDFSKILGE
- a CDS encoding sensor of ECF-type sigma factor, with protein sequence MKLLNVFIALLFFSSLSTFAQNEMKEKREQIKSMKVAFLTNELDLNSSEAEKFWPIYNSFEEKEFELKHLKMRSFIKRYREGKDKITEKEAGFLLNQMETNEEEFYLLRKKFILNLKGILPASKIIKLKKSEEDFNRKLLLQYRNRGQRKE
- a CDS encoding SRPBCC family protein — translated: MKILKYIFLLLLLSLISFSVFIATQKGNFSIEKSKIIHSSKSNVFNYVNDAENWQDFMNHISEETNLKGKFNKNTIGKGAKFSWEGSEAAGTIQTFSVKNNDSIHQKMDWDDSKFKITWIFKDTLGGTKVTLKSEGEMSFSYKIYTALHGGAKKIIGSLFEKSLVNLDHSLVYEINTYKIKVNGLVKKLGTPYLYQSFTSKISKVVKNSRIVFPKIIAFCEQNNIERTGKPFIIYHTYDATNDLAKISLCIPIKEAIITSEGSDILADELISFTAIKTSLYGDYSHTKEALKKSKSYINQKVITPDSPFSHLEVFTISKTEIKNPSKWKTELYFPIKPKKTTPIIIPETKKNSDSETETNPTEI
- a CDS encoding RNA polymerase sigma factor → MQEEKEFIQELLDPKTQNEAFQKLLHTYQRPLYHHIRNIVLNHDDTDDVLQNTFIKIFQNLKNFKGESKLFSWMYRIATNESLTFIKQKARKLKVSTEELNTKSIDNLVSDVYFEGDEIQLKLQKAIALLPTKQQLVFKMKYFEELKYEEIAAILNTSVGALKASYHHAVKKIEAYVTSN